Part of the Spirochaetota bacterium genome is shown below.
GCTCTTGTATTCTTTTAACATTATTTCCTTTATCACCATAAGAAAAATTTTCTTTTGATAAAGGAGTGAGTTCGTGAAGATAGTCTTTTTTTACTAAAAAATCATTCATATATTCCTCCCACAATGTTAATATTTATTTATTATAAATTGATTTAGTATTTTAATCAATGGATACCATTATATAAAAAACCCCATACTATTATTGTATGAGGGTGTTTTTTGATTTTCATCTTTAATATAAAATAAATATCTAGCTTAAGATACTAAAATATCTTGTTATTTTGTTATTTTTGTTGGAATGTAAAATTTAAGCCTTTTTTAGTTAATTCTAAGGCTATTTGTTCAGGAGTATTAGGTTTTAATTTAATACCACCTATTTGATCACTACTAGTAAGAAGAATTCCACCATCGTTTATTTGAAAAGCATCATAATGAACTTTCCCTCCACGATTACCTTCATATACAGCAATATCACCTATCATTTTAACAAAAGTATGTTTGTAGCCTGTATTTTTTTTAAGAATAACTAATTTTCCATCTGCAGAAAATTCGTATTGAGTAGTAATATCTTCTATGGATTGTCCTACAATTGTTTTACCCTGAACTTGCTCAAAAAAAGTTGTATTAGCATGGGCAAAACTTACGATAGTTGTCATTAATAATAATAATATTGATTTCATTTTATCTCCTTATTTTTCTCTTAAGCTAAGTATTATTACTTGTAATAATACTTAGCATACACTTTTATACAAATTAATGCAATAATAGAGCGTTATAGTTATTATAATATGATATAACAAAATATTTTTTATAAAAACTATAAAGTAATTTTTTTTTATTCCGAAAATAATAGAGAAAGAGTTTTTGTATTATTAGGGAGAATTTCTATGATTTTTGGAAATACCTCATCAGGTTTCGGTCGTACCTCAGCTATGCTAGAGCAAGGTATTCAAGCTTCTACTCTTAGAAGACAACTAATTGCTAATAATATCGCTAATGTGGATACCCCAGGCTATAAAAGAGCAGAGCTTAGTTTTGAATCTCAAATTCGTCGTGCTGTTGCATCTGAGACACCACCACGCCTTGCCACATATAAAACTGATGCTAGGCATATTGACTTCAATAAAAAAATTGATTTTACCAAAGTTCAACCTCGTATCAGTGTAGAGTATGATACATCTTATCGTAATGACGGAAATAATGTTGATATCGATGTAGAATCGGCACAAGCAGCTACTAATACCATGCAATATAATCTCATGATGGAATTATATAGTAGAAATATTAAATTACTTGATATAGCGATGAGATAATAATAATATAAAAAATAAAAAAACAAAGTAAGAGGCTAGTATGGGTTTATTTACCAGTATGAATATCGGAGCGACAGGGCTTAGTGCTCAACGCATGAACATTGATGTTATTGCAAACAATATAGCTAATGCTAATTCAACACGCACGACAGAAGGTGGTCCTTATCAACGGTCAAGAATTATTTTAACACCAAGAGCTGGCGTGCCTGTATTCAAAAGCCCTCATGTACCTGATGCTCTTCAACCAGCTATGGGTGGCGGTGTGAAAGTTAATTCTATAGAAAAAGACGAGTCACCGGCTAGAATGGTGAACGATCCAACACATCCAGATGCGATTACTAATGGGAAATGGGCTGGTTATGTAGCATATCCTAATGTTAATATTGTCAAAGAAATGGTAAATATGATCTCTGCAAATAGGTCTTATGAAGCTAATGTTAGTATGATTGATTCTTCTAAACAAATGTTTGAAAGAGCTTTAAGATTAGGACAATAATAGTTATTACTAATTATTAAAAAACATAAAAAACTATCTAATATTTATATTAGATAGTTTTTTAATTAAGGATCATAAAGATGATAGATCATAGCGATAGCAAAGAATACAAAAATTTGTTTTTCACTTATATGAAGTCGGATAATTTGGCTGATATTATAGAGATCTTATCTAATACCAAAGTATGTGAGTATCTATTTTTTGCACCTTGTCCTAAAGAACATTTGGAAGATTATTTTTTACCCAAAATTCATAAAATTCAAGATCAATTAAAAGAACAGAGATTACCTAATACGCATCTCTTTGTTATAAAAAAAGATGACAGGGTAGTAGGGTATTGTGGAATAGACGCTATTGCTTATTCATCGAATAATTATACTATAGGCTATACGATAGATGAACCTTTTTGGGGACAAGGCTTGGGGACGATTGTAGGAGAATTTTTGGTGTATTATGCTTTTGAAGTGTTAAAGGCTAGAAAATTAACAGGTGATTGTTTTGAACAAAATATAGGCTCTGCAAAAATAATGAAAAATCTAGGATTCAAGTTAGAAGGTGTTGTTCGTGATTTATATAAAAAAAATAATATTTATTGTAACAATCTATTATTTGGCCTCTTAAAATAAAAGAATACCAAAATATAAACATCTGCCGTTTTTAACAACTTTAACTATTTAAAATAAGAGTTTTTTCAAAGTCATAAAGGTATATTTTTATGATGCTAAATCTACTCAGGATTGAAATAATAAAACTATTAATATAAGATTAATAAGAATCAAAATAAATAACAAGACAAACACCTTCTAAATTTAGGGGGTGTTTTTATTTCGAAACAGAGGTGAATAATAAAATTTATAGCTGTCTATAATTTGCTAAAAAATATTATTTGACTTTATAATATATATGTAGACTACATACTTTGAGGAGGCTCTCGTGAAAATAGGAACATCATCCGTGAATCAAACGACATTACAGATGAATCAACTGGATTCAAGGCATATTAATAAGAATCAAAACAAAGCTATGTCAGGTGATGTAGAACAAAGTTTTGCTGAAGTGTTTTTTAATGTTGTTAATAACATTAACGCTAATCAAAATGATGCTGATCAATTACAACAAGCGGCAATTACAAGACCAGATTCTGTAAATGTGTCTGATATTTTAATTGCCACAGAAAAAGCTCGTTTGTCTGTAGGGATGTTAAAATCTGTTACAGAAAGAGCAACAAGAGCTTATAGTGAGATAATGAATATTCGCTAATAAATGATGTGTTATAAGTGTGCATTATAAACAAAATGTTTTACGATTGTGTCTTTAAGATACAATCGTTTGAATAGATTAGAATAAAGAAGAATTTCTCTCTTCTTATTTATCGGAATATTTCTGTAATATATTAGTCAAAAATAAATCAAAAATAATAAATAGAGGGAATGATGCCAAATTGGAATACTTTGTTATTAAAAATTAAAGAGAAATTTGTACAATTATCTCTACAATATAAAATTTTTATGGCAGGTAGTTTGTTTCTTGTAGTTTTAAGTGGTTTTTTCATAGTTTTTTTATCTACACGAGTAGGGAATGCCGCACTATTATACAAATCGCCATTATCGCCAGATGACTACGCTAGAGTAACAATGGCCTTACAAGAACAACAAGTACAATTTGATACCAAGCAAGATCAGTATATTTTGGTTAAAGATCCTGAAACAGCTAAAAATATTCGTATGACTTTAGGTCAGGCAGGTATTATACCTCAAAATGTGCGTGGTTGGGAGCTTTTTGATGTACAACGTTTTACTACTACAGATTTTGAAAGAGATATAAATCTTCGTCGTGCTATTATTGGTGAAATGACAAAACATATCAAGACACTAGGTGATGTGGAAGATGTTAGTATACAGGTTTCTTTTCCTGATAAAAAGCTATATTCTGATTCTCAAACTCCTGTTACAGCCTCTATTGTTATTACACCAGCACCCTATTCTGATATTGCTAATAATAAAGCTAAAATTCAAGGTATTGTTAATTTGGTTGCATATGGGATTCCAGAATTAAAAAAAGATGATGTTGTGGTAGTAGATAATAAGGGTAATGTATTATCAGATATGCTTGTTCCTAATGACGGTGATGAACAAGTTAGAATAGCTAGAGAACAACTGCGTATTATGGAAAGAGAAAGAGCTCGGTATACAGCTCGTGTTGTTGATGCTTTAAGTATTTCTTTGCCTAGAGATAGATATCTAGTCTCTGCTGATATAGAATTTGATTGGAATACAAGAACATCAACTAAAAAAGAATTAATACCTACCGTTATTAAACCTGATAATCCTGTTACTCCTTACGATGATAGTGAAACAGTTTTAGAAGTGCTTGTTAGTGAAGATAGGGTTGAAGAGAATTACAGAGGACCTTCTTATATTCCTGAAGGTCCAGCAGGTGTTGATGACAATGTTCCTCCTGGATTAAAAGACAAAATCGATAGATTTAATCAATACGAAAAAAATCAAACAACAAGAAATGTAACAACAGGAACTCAAGAATCCTTGGAAAAAAAAGCTCCGTATCTTATCAAAAGAATCAGTATATCTGTTGCTATTGATGGGACATGGAGTATCAATAGAAAACCTAACGGTGAAGAAATCATATCTAACGGAAGTATTACACGAGAGTATACTCCTATAGATACGAAAGAACTTAGATCTTATCAAGAATTGGTGCAAGGTTCTGTAGGATTTAATGCTGCTCGTTTAGATCAAGTCGTAGTTAGAGCGTTAAAGTTTGATAGAACTGCTCAATTTGCTTTAGAAGATGGAGTTGTTCGTCGTAGAGTTTTAATTAATAGAATTATT
Proteins encoded:
- the flgC gene encoding flagellar basal body rod protein FlgC, producing MGLFTSMNIGATGLSAQRMNIDVIANNIANANSTRTTEGGPYQRSRIILTPRAGVPVFKSPHVPDALQPAMGGGVKVNSIEKDESPARMVNDPTHPDAITNGKWAGYVAYPNVNIVKEMVNMISANRSYEANVSMIDSSKQMFERALRLGQ
- the flgB gene encoding flagellar basal body rod protein FlgB, yielding MIFGNTSSGFGRTSAMLEQGIQASTLRRQLIANNIANVDTPGYKRAELSFESQIRRAVASETPPRLATYKTDARHIDFNKKIDFTKVQPRISVEYDTSYRNDGNNVDIDVESAQAATNTMQYNLMMELYSRNIKLLDIAMR
- the fliF gene encoding flagellar M-ring protein FliF; protein product: MPNWNTLLLKIKEKFVQLSLQYKIFMAGSLFLVVLSGFFIVFLSTRVGNAALLYKSPLSPDDYARVTMALQEQQVQFDTKQDQYILVKDPETAKNIRMTLGQAGIIPQNVRGWELFDVQRFTTTDFERDINLRRAIIGEMTKHIKTLGDVEDVSIQVSFPDKKLYSDSQTPVTASIVITPAPYSDIANNKAKIQGIVNLVAYGIPELKKDDVVVVDNKGNVLSDMLVPNDGDEQVRIAREQLRIMERERARYTARVVDALSISLPRDRYLVSADIEFDWNTRTSTKKELIPTVIKPDNPVTPYDDSETVLEVLVSEDRVEENYRGPSYIPEGPAGVDDNVPPGLKDKIDRFNQYEKNQTTRNVTTGTQESLEKKAPYLIKRISISVAIDGTWSINRKPNGEEIISNGSITREYTPIDTKELRSYQELVQGSVGFNAARLDQVVVRALKFDRTAQFALEDGVVRRRVLINRIILMSMFSLVGLIILIILYRILATHLEIRRRQKEEERLRQQALMREAALRQAEAEQAGMELSMEERASNELLDSVINAVREHPQETAKLLRTWLIEEK
- a CDS encoding GNAT family N-acetyltransferase, with product MIDHSDSKEYKNLFFTYMKSDNLADIIEILSNTKVCEYLFFAPCPKEHLEDYFLPKIHKIQDQLKEQRLPNTHLFVIKKDDRVVGYCGIDAIAYSSNNYTIGYTIDEPFWGQGLGTIVGEFLVYYAFEVLKARKLTGDCFEQNIGSAKIMKNLGFKLEGVVRDLYKKNNIYCNNLLFGLLK
- the fliE gene encoding flagellar hook-basal body complex protein FliE — encoded protein: MKIGTSSVNQTTLQMNQLDSRHINKNQNKAMSGDVEQSFAEVFFNVVNNINANQNDADQLQQAAITRPDSVNVSDILIATEKARLSVGMLKSVTERATRAYSEIMNIR